The following DNA comes from Rhipicephalus microplus isolate Deutch F79 chromosome 6, USDA_Rmic, whole genome shotgun sequence.
AAGCAGTTATGCGTACGTCGACACAGAAGAATATTAAGATTAGTTTGTTAGTCTTTTGGTTTCGTTTAGATAATTCCGCACTGCCTCACAAACTTTCGCACTGGCAAACCCAGaaatagaggctccaaatgacCGTATCACGGGCATGGATAAATTCATTTCAAACGCACGTAAAGCATTTTCTAACTTAGATCTACGAGCTGTAGTAAATCACCTACATGTACAAACGTAATGATTCGTAGTTTCTGGCTCGCCACAGAAAGCGCACATTGTGGAAAGAGCCCAACCAGACCTGTGTTGGTAGAAATTTACATTCGGCACCCTGCATCACAGTGTCGTATTTACGACTTTAGTTTACATGGGGCACAAAAGGATCGATGCCAGTGTTATAATTCGTGACGATATTCTGCGTAATTTGTGAGTAATGTACCTGCGAAGCTTTCTTAACGGCACGCCTGCGAAATCGCGCAGCCATTAGTTAAGTAGATGGTAGAAAACATGGTGAAATAGGCCGACTTATTGATTACTTCGCTAAAAAATTGGTCGTTTCACTTAAGAGCAAATCTTTATGACCCGGCACACAAACTaatctaactttttttttcaaatttgggGGTAATATTGCACCAAACGCCTTTATTATGTGCTATTCAGCTTCAACAGAGAGTACAGTACCAATAAACTGAGAATCTGTAATTACAACAGCCAATGAAATTCCCACGTTTAACTTTCGTAAGGCGAGGACCACTGCCAGAAGCTCAGTCACAAAAGCGGGTATGAAATCAGGTATTCGGAGCGATCATGACCAATCCAAGTTCAGGCTGAATATACCAACAGCTGACTtttcgtcgcactgtgatgcatCTGTAGCAACAACTAAACTTGTTTTGATGCTCTGCAAGTGTTCTTGCAATAAACCATCTACAGTGTGATTGGGAAGTAACTTTGTATTATTAGAGAAAATGTTGTCGAATTTAATGTCCACGTGGGGTTAATTATCACTAGTCTGCCTTATCTCGCTGATACGCACATTGAGCGGGTCCAGTAGACATTGTACAAACATAACTTGTGGGGTTTGAAACCGTGGCTATCTAACAACAAAATATAATTCTGGGGAGGATAAAAATACTGTTTCCGACTGCTGGCGTGGTGACTCATGAATTCTTGAAAACTTCATAATGGTCAAGATACCAAACCTGCACGAAATAGAAGAAACCTTCGATTCTAGGAATAAAACACAGTTAGAAACTGTTTTAGACCAAGGCGTAAGCGTATTAATTCTCTTTTTAAAAGAATAAGAGGCCTGATTTTGTAGGCTGGAGCACCAGAGAAAAGCACGGATCCATATTTCAGAATAGGACGAACATAATTCGATATATCATTATAGTGTATCTCTTCTCATGCCCATTCGGTAGTTGCTTATCCCACATAACATGCCGATGGCTCGTGCACCCTTTCCAGCTATGTATTCAGTGTGTTGGTGCCAGTTGAGAGATGCATGCTAAATTACCCCAAGATATTTAATATATTCCACATGTGGTACGTCCTCAGAATAGTAACATAATGAGATGTGCACGGGGTAATTCAAGGGGAAGACAAGAAGGCCACATTCACCAGGATTCAGTAAGAAGTGATTGTCATCAAGCCAGTTCTTCTAGGTGTTAAGAGAAGACTGCAGGTGGTCGTATAACGTGTGAGTGGTGTCTGCCGTTGCCAATAaggcgatatcgtctgcataaacattaGTTGTTATGCCCTAGTTACGTGTAATGTTGCTTATTAGCACATGAAATAACACTGGAGACAGCCCTGAGCTTTGCGACAGTCCTCTCGTTTGTGTGGGCATAGTCGATGAAAAACTGCCTTTGAGACAATAAAACTTCCTGTCCAAAAGGAACTTGTGAATTCATGTTACTTTGTATGCCGGAAAATTGAAGGATTCCAGTCGATCTATCAGCATACCATGCTCTACAGTATCGTATGCTTTAGCGATATCCAAAGTAAATAACGCTGCATAATTCTACCATCAGGCTAACTGTATAGGGCTTTCTAAATCAACATGAGCATTCCATGTGGAACACCCAGCCCTGAACCTGATTTGATAGTGGTTTAGAATTGACCTTTCGTCAATAAATCTATTGATTCGAGTATGGATAATTCTCTCAATCAATTTGACCAGATTCGATGTCAAGGCAATTGGCCTTAGGTTGTCCAATATGTACCTGCCGTCTTGTTTCTTTGGCAGCCGTATAATTTTAGCTATAGTTTCCATCCTTGTGGTGTACATGAGCTTTTCAACTAATAATTCACAATATTTAAAAGAACTTAAGATAATTCTTGAAGTACAACTTCAACATGTAATTTGTAATTGGTAATTTAAGATGGAAATTCAAGGACCTTACCGGAAATAAGTAATCAGTACCACTACATAGTGCTGCTTGTACATATTTCGATTTCCACACCTTCCAGGTACATCTATGTGGCCCGAAACCCTTATGACTGCGCCGTCTCTTACTACCATTACCTCCTGGGACACACGCCCAAGACCTGCTCTGACGTTTCCTTCGAAACATTCGTAAAGGCATTCATCACTGGACGCGTGCCCTACGGAGACTACTTCGACCACCTCATACCTTGGTACGAGCACCGGCAGGATCCCAACGTCCTCTTCTTCACGTACGAAGACCTCAAAAAGGACACATCCTCCTGGGTGTTGAAGATCGCCGACTTTCTCGGTAAACAAGAGTACGGAGACGCACTGCGGGCTGACTCAAAGCTCTTTCAGAGAATCCTGGACTCCTGTAGCCTTGGCAACATGCGGGAAGTGTTCGACTGCAGGTGCGACGGCTTTGTGGATGCATTGTTAGAGCTGCCTGAGGACAAGAGGCTCGAGTCTATGGAGGTTTACAGGAAGAAAGGCGTCACCAAACAGGAGTCCCACGAGGGATCGGGCCGCGTGCGCAAGGGCAAGATTGGTGACTGGAAGAACCACTTCACGACGCCCGAGCTCTTAGACACGATGAAGTGCTGGATCGATGAGAAGACGAAAGGCACAGACGTGATGCGGCTTTGGGAAGACTTGAACCTGCCTTGACTCGTTTGCGTTACACAAGCGAGACCTCGTTTAGCGCATGTTTTTAATCAGAAAGAACACTCATCAGCATATGAAAAGGGTCTGATCATTAGACACAGTGCTTGAACAGGGCCTCGCAGGAAAATTGTTATAGTAACGTCATCACGGTCGCAAACGCCCGACCCATAGATAATAACACTTGTGCACTTGTCTCACTCGAACGTTCTTTTATTCGCTCAGTAATCGTTATCATAGTTTAGTGTATAAAATGGGGCGCTTATAGTTCACTGCTGTTTGAGCACAAGACACATTTAAATGCTTAGAACAGGCACCATAGCACCTACAGCTTTCCTGATAGACGGAAGCGGCCGCGTCTATTTTGAACTTCACATGTTTTTATTTGAGACACAGACACTACCAACACTTCCATTTGCTAAACCCTGTAGAGGACAAAAAATGTTTTTCGCTTTGATTATTGATATATTCTTTTTAAAAGTAGTAATGCAAATACTGTCTACAGTGTTTTGAGAGGCAAGAGAAATAAAGCTTACCGAAACACACTTTTGTATCTTTGGTTCACTCGCCTAACAACAGTTCTGTAGAACTGACACAAAACTTACCGGTAATATAGGTTCCTTAACCTTTTCCAGTTAAGCGTGGAGTAGCTTTGAGAGCATACTGTTTAGTGATATGACCCCCTTTTTTGGTGTGCTCTGAACAaccgtgctgtgtgtgtgtgtgtgtgtgcgtgtgtgtgtgcgtgtgcgtgtgcgtgtgtgtgtgtgtgtgtgtgtgtgtgtgtgtgtgtgtgtgtgtgtgtgtgtgtgtgtgtgtgtgtgtgtgtgtgtgtgtgtgtgtgtgtgtgtgtgtgtgtgtgtgtgtgtgtgtgtgtgtgtgtgtgtgtgtgattcatGCATTTCCTCCTTTCTTTTCTCATCTTCCCCCAATCTGGAAACTGAGAGCTTTCGTAGGTCGACAATCTCAAAGCCCGGAATGGGAATGCGGGATGGAACCTTCTATTACCTCTTGGAGATAACGCATTCTTGCCACTCTGTCCATGGGGCGCATCGGTGTGGTGTTGTAGTCATATATTTGAGCCGAAGGTCACAAAATTGCATTTATTGGCTACATTTTCATgagttaatgaaaaaaaaaatgctcggcTTATTTCCCGGTAAAATGTGGCAAGCAGTGCTTGCCATTTGCTTCCCTGACCTAGTACGTGTACTTCTTTcgttatttcttcctttcttcatttctttctgtcttccttttttttcctttcgttttTCGTTCCTTCTTCCTGCCTTTCTACCCCTtcacagaggatttgcagaagtTTTTCGTTCCGCTGTTTCATGTGACCAGAACTAGAAAATTGGGCAGCGAATAGCGCGTCCAAAGCAATACCTTCGCCAGCACACACATTCATTATCCTGTTCTTCATCTTATGATTGACAATCGATAACCACACTTCATCTTCGCAGCGTACACAAGAGAAATTAGGAGAGTTATAGTACATATAACACGAAAGTCTTCTATGCTGTGGTCCATcatggctccactgacgtatCTCCGTTATGAATATGTCATTGCAAAATATAATCTAGCAGACTGCAAAACAATAACTGAGAAGACAAAACGCTGTCACAGGACGTCGAACCTACGCCTGCTAAGTCTTCCAGATGCGGTGACATGAAGTTGAATGCGTTATTTTTTAGCGCTATTCTAATGTCTTCTTTTGACAACCCCGGGCGAAAACAGTACCACTCTAGGCAGCGTTGTAATGTAGTTCGAAAGAACAATCGCCTGCGCCTCGGCATGTTCACTTCACCATAGATTTAATGACATGGCGTGCGCATGTTTGTGTGCAGGCTGCAAGTAGAACACTGCTAGGTCTGAGGCAGTTTTTATTTTTCGTGCATAACGGAAGCCATCACACTAACAGCGCCACTGTGGAAACATGGAGAAACTTACGAAGATGTGCTTTGGACTTTCAGTGGACTACCAGCAATTTTTACAGATATATCTGTATATGGCCAGGCAAAACGAACATCTAGCCACGAGAAACGCTGATCATCTTTATTGGCTGCTGCGTTAGTTACTTCTTTCTCTACGTTCCAGCCTAGCACGTGGGTGCCATTGGTCGCGCCTTCCCCGACGCCGTTCACCTCTTCGCAGCCGTGCCTCCAAGCCCAGGATATGCCATATAATCTTACCACCGAAACATCTGGTGAAGGGCCCGAGCTTCGACGTAAAACCATTTACGCCAGAGTCCAGAAAAATTGAGAAAACAGCTATTCCTGTTCAATATTAGGGCACTTCTACCGTAACAAGACGCACAAAGTTTTATTTGCTAAAGCAAGTGCATCACTGTTTTCCAACGCTTATCACTCCGCATTCTCTTCTTCTTAACAATGAGAGTTCCTAATCTATCTGCAAGTAGAGGCATGTTCACCATTACCAAACGACGTCATGTCTGAATTCTGGACTGGCGGGATTTTCTCAATAACTTGAGAGAGAGAGGTGAAAAAAGGCAAGGGGTAAACCAGATGCACGCGCGGTTTTGCGGCCCTGttggaaaaaggaaaaaacagATAGAAGGAGAATTGAAGGAAACATAACCACGATCACCAGCTTGCTCATAACTTCCAACTTCctattgtcacgttacaacgtaactgtaatctgctgataagggcacacaaggacgtAAAACTGATTCAAACAACGGCAGtgcgactattgtttttctctgcacgcgcatctttgtcctcttctgaacagcggcacatacaagcatgctagcatctgtggaaataatagtttcagaacttgtactagtggcattaccccccttcccaaaggacatcgtcccgatgtcataacattattgcccgatgaaaacacgcacgataagcagtacacaagggggtgttcacaatcactgtaagtctactcaagggagtgtgacgaatagtcagcgttggtaaaatggtttcatcctcgaaacatggacgacgtgtggctgttgtaaacaacgggattgacgagccatgtcctcgtcaagaacctcgtagttcacttcgctgagacgacggagaactctataggggCCAA
Coding sequences within:
- the LOC119167380 gene encoding amine sulfotransferase produces the protein MNEDSLIQVDGLLVNDFLRAENVRAAMKYQPRDDDVFIATYPKCGTTWTQYIVCNIFTGGNAPNNVTDFLLQAPYFDFMGADAPKKMPRPGALMTHLPFNMRRHSNKARYIYVARNPYDCAVSYYHYLLGHTPKTCSDVSFETFVKAFITGRVPYGDYFDHLIPWYEHRQDPNVLFFTYEDLKKDTSSWVLKIADFLGKQEYGDALRADSKLFQRILDSCSLGNMREVFDCRCDGFVDALLELPEDKRLESMEVYRKKGVTKQESHEGSGRVRKGKIGDWKNHFTTPELLDTMKCWIDEKTKGTDVMRLWEDLNLP